The Oncorhynchus masou masou isolate Uvic2021 unplaced genomic scaffold, UVic_Omas_1.1 unplaced_scaffold_1700, whole genome shotgun sequence genome contains the following window.
agttctgtaaggtgacgaAAACACTAGACAGAAAAAATAACCCACAacccacaggtgggaaaaggctgcctaagtatggttctcaatcagagacaacgaatgacacctgcctctgattgagaaccataccaggccaaacacgtAGAAAATATAACATAGaacaaagaacatagacaacccaccccaactcatgccctgtgTGGGTGTCATGGTGTgtgggtgtgatggtgtgatgctgtgatggtgtgtgggtgtgatggtgtgtgggtgtgatggtgtgtgtttccatccaaccatttaACTGCACATGTTACTCTCTAGGCATACAGTagatctctctcacacacacacacacacacacacacacacacacacacacacacacacacacacacacacacacacacacacacacacacacacacacacacatctagacAGACTGGTTCCCTTTCTTGAGAAATGCTTCATGATGGACATTTGCATACaattggtacacacacacacaccatcacacacacaccaagcttgtattattgtttgttttttgtttgaaaGAATGAAAATGAAAtaccctctcactccctccccccctccccctctttcctccgctcctcctctctccttccttcctcctcttctctcctccctccctccctccctccccccccccctccctccctcctcctttctctcccttccttcctcctccctcctctccctcccccctctttcctcccctcctcctttctctccttccttcctcctcttctctctctctctctctttctctctctcctccctccccctccccctcttcctcccctcctcctttctcccccttcctcctttctctcccctccctccctccctccctcctccctccctccctccctccctccctctctctcctcctctccttatttctctccttccttccatcagTCTCTCTACCAGTCTTATCCCTCGGTAGTGAACAGCGTGATCTTCACCCCTCACCCCTACCACCCCACacaatacgcacacacacacaccttctccccctcacacacactcacacacgcccAGTCCGCCAACCCCACCTCAAATACACAACTCGAACCAGTCGACTTGTCGGTCAGCAAacgaccctctccctcctcctcctcatcctccccttcGTCCtgttcctccacttcctccccgTACAGTCGTTCCTCCCCCCAGCccgccccctccctccattacccTGTGTTGTTAGGCTCCGGACCCGGGGTCGTCCAGGGTTCAGGGGTCATGCTGTCCCAGGTCATGCTGCAACCCCtgtccatcctctacccctcctccccgCTGCACCTGCCTCAGCCAATCGCGGTCAACCGCACCGTCGCTGGCGAcgaccaccaccatcatcatcatcatcaccaccacaggCCGGCAGGAAGCTCACAACATCAGACAGGTGGAATAGATATTTCTCTGTTATCCCTGAATCTCTTTAtcttacattgtgtgtgtgtgtgtgtgtgtgtgtgtgtgtgtgtgtgtgtgtgtgtgtgtgtgtgtgtgtgtgtgtgtgtgagagaactggtgtttgtgtgtgtgtattaactggtgtgtgtgtgcgtctctctctgtctctctgtctctctctctctctctgtgtgtgtgtgtattaactggtgtgtgtgtattaactggtgtgtgtgtgtgcgtctctctctctgtctctctctctctctctctctctctgtgtgtgtgtgtattaactggtgtgtgtgtattaactggtgtgtgtgtgtgtgcgtctctctctctgtctctctctctctctctctgtgtgtgtgtattaactccctctctgtgtgtgtgtattaactggtgtgtttgtgtgtttctcccAGCATCCTCCATGAAGTCAGAGCTCAGAGGCTCGCACACCACAAGCTAATCAAAACGGAGCATGCCCACGACTCATACAACCAGTCCTCAtcggtctcctctctcctgtgtgagtgtAGAGGCAGAGCTTAActggagtgtttgtgtgtttttaggGAGATCCTCCAGAGAAGTCAGagctcagggagagagagggagggagacaagggAATCAAAACGGAGCATGCCCAGGGACTCATACAGGGAGGAGGAAATGACCTCATCGGTCATCAGCGCGCCACAGGcctaggggagggagggagaggcagagggactaCATACAGGAGAGGAATGTTTCTTACCTCGTTATttagagagggtgggagggagagagggagaagaggggtgggtgggtggggaggagggagggagggagggagggagggagggagggagggagggagggagggagagagagagagagagagagatcgtttAAGGACAGTGACCTAAAGACGAGGGTTTTTAAGGAATGTTACTTCCTCTTCGTGATATTTCCCGCTCTGGTTGCCAGGGCAGCACCCCCCCGCCATCCCAACGCTGAGATATTTGGCTTCTGAGGAAATGGGCGAGGCTAGATCTGTCACCACcacctctatcacacacacagagagagagacacagagcctCATGGTGTTTTGTTTCCAAGCGCAGAATAAAAAATTTAGGTAAATTGGCAACTGCATAATAACAAGAGTTCGTttcaggcctgtgtgtgtgtgtgtgtgtgtgtgtgtgtgtgtgtgtgtgtgtgtgtgtgtgtgtgtgtgtgtgtgtgtgtgtgtgtgtgtgtgtgtgtgcaggaaggTATCCATTGTTGTAATATGAATCACTACTGTATAGGAATGTGATCAAATATGTTTTATGGGGGAAATGGGCTTcccttgttttagtttttgtacAGTTTTAATGTATAAACACACAACGCAatgtacacagatacacacacagataatatCTCCCAGGATGCATTAGTGAGGCAGTCTGTCTCCAAGTGTCCTGGGAACCCTCATGtgggagaaggtgtgtgtgtgtgtgtgtgtgtgtgtacattagcAAGTGTCCTGTTGTAGAACCACaccctagggagggagggagggagggagggagggagggagggagggagggagggagggagggagggggaaacacacacaggttCATTCGTCCACACACTCAAAAACACGAACACCAGCTAAAACACTAAACCAAGTCATGAGAAGTCACAGCCATCTAAGGCTGGAAAATAGAAAGATCTACAGCACCCCCTGCTGGACTAAATATAGACGCAGAACTTtcatactgtaggtatgtagcatactgtactgtaggtatgtagcatactgtactgtaggtatgtagcatactgtattGTAggtatgtaacatactgtattgtaggtatgtaacatactgtattgtaggtatgtagcatactgtactgtaggtatgtagcatactgtaggtaggtagcatactgtactgtaggtaggtagcatactgtaggtatgtagcatactgtattgtaggtatgtagcatactgtactgtaggtatgtagcatactgtactgtaggtatgtagcatactgtactgtaggtatgtagcatactgtactgtaggtatgtaacatactgtattgtaggtatgtagcatactgtactgtaggtatgtagcatactgtactgtaggtatgtagcatactgtactgtaggtatgtagcatactgtactgtaggtatgtaggtcatactgtaggtatgtagcatactgtactgtaggtatgtagcatactgtaggtatgtagcatactgtactgtaggtatgtagcgtAGGTaggtagcatactgtactgtaggtatgtagtattgggtatgtagcatactgtactgtaggtatgtagcatactgtactgtaggtatgtagcatactgtattgtaggtatgtagcatactgtattgtaggtatgtagcatactgtactgtaggtatgtagcatactgtaggtaggtagcatactgtactgtaggtatgtagcatactgtactgtaggtatgtagcatactgtactgtaggtatgtagcatactgtactgtaggtatgtagcatactgtactgtaggtagtaacatactgtactgtaggtatgtagcatactgtactgtaggtatgtagcatactgtactgtaggtatgtagcatactgtactgtaggtatgtagcatactgtactgtaggtatgtagcatactgtactgtaggtatgtagcatactgtactgtaggtatgtagcatactgtactgtaggtgtgtagcgtactgtactgtaggtatgtagcgtactgtaggtatgtaacatactgtaggtatggagcgtactgtaggtatgtagcatactgtactgtaggtatgtagcatactgtactgtaggtatgtagcgtcctgtactgtaggtaggtaggttgcatactgtactgtaggtatgtagaatactgtactgtaggtatgtagcatactgtactgtaggtatgtagcatactgtactgtaggtatgtagcatactgtactgtaggtatgtagcatactgtactgtaggtatgtagcatactgtactgtaggtatgtagcatactgtactgtactgtaggtatgtaggtatgtatactgtaggtatgtaacatgtactgtaggtatgtagaatactgtactgtaggtatgtagatactgtactgtaggtatgtagcatactgtactgtaggtatgtagcatactgtaggtaggtagcatactgtactgtaggtatgtagtgtactgtactgtaggtatgtagcatactgtactgtaggtatgtagcatagGTTGGTagctgtactgtaggtatgtagcatactgtactgtaggtatgtagcatactgtactgtaggtatgtagcatactgtagcaTGTATTgggtatgtagcatactgtactgtaggtatgtagcatactgtactgtaggtatgtagcatactgtactgtaggtatgtagcatactgtactgtaggtatgtagagtactgtactgtaggtatgtagcatactgtactgtagggtatgtagatactgtactgtaggtatgtagagtatgtactgtaggtatgtagcatcctgtactgtaggtatgtaggtatgtagtaggtactgtactgtaggtatgtagcatactgtactgtaggtatgtagcatactgtactgtaggtatgtagcgtcctactgtaggtatgtagcatactgtactgtaggtatgtagcagtactgtactgtaggtatgtagcatactgtactgtaggtatgtagcatactgtactgtaggtatgtagcatactgtactgtaggtatgtagcatactgtactgtaggtatgtagcatactgtactgtaggtatgtagagtactgtactgtaggtatgtagcatactgtactgtaggtaggtaggtagtagcatactgtattactgtactgtaggtatgtagcatactgtactgtaggtatgtaggtatgtactgtaggtgtagtactgtaggtatgtagcatactgtactgtctctatgtagcatactgtactgtaggtatgtagtctctctctgtactgtactgtaggtatgtttgtcatactgtactgtaggtgtagcatactgtactgtaggtatgtagcatactgtactgtaggtatgtcatactgtactgtaggtatgtctctcatactgtactgtctgggtatgtagagtactgtactgtaggtatgtcgctctctgtctgtaggtaggtagcatactgtactgtggtatgtagcatactgtactgtaggtatgtagcatactgtactgtaggtatgtagcatactgtactgtaggtatgtagcatactgtactgtaggtatgtagcatactgtactgtaggtatgtagtcatctgtaggtgtactgtatgtaggtatgtctgtctactgtactgtaggtatgtagcatactgtactgtaggtatgtagtactctactgtactgtctgtctctctctgtctgtctgtctgtctctctgcgtctgtctgtctggtctgtctctctctctgtctgtctctctctagcatctctctgtctctgtgtctatgtctgcatactgtactgtctctgtctctctgtctctctgtctcatacTGTCTCTGTGGGGTATGTGatactgtactgtctctgtctcatactgtctgtgtctggtatgtctctctgtctgtctgtactgtggtatgtagcatactgtactgtaggtaggtcTGGTAGCATActgtactctctgtctctgtctctgtctgtctctctctgtctgtctgtctgtctctctctggtgtctctctctgtctgtctgtctgtctgtctctctgtctgtctctctgtctctctgtctgtctctctctgtctctgtctctctctctgtctctctctgtctctgtctctctgtctctctgtctgtctctctctgtctctgtctgtctctgtctgtctctctctgtctgtctgtctctctctgctctctgtctgtctctctgtctcctctctgtctctctctgtctctgtctctctgtctctctgtctctctctctctctctctgtctctctctgtctctgtctctctctctctctctctctgtctctctctctctgtctctctctctgtctctctctctgtctgtctctgtctctctgtctctctgtctgtctctctctgtctctctctgtctctctctctctctctctgtctctctctgtctctgtctctctgtctctctgtctctctctgtctgtctctctgtctgtctctctctctctctctctctctctctctctgtctctctgtctgtctctctctgtctctgtctgtctctgtcttctgtctgtctctctcctgtctgtctgtgatctctcatctgtctctctctgtctctgtctgtctgtctccggtctctctgtctgaagagatgaatctctctctgtctctgtgattctctaacctctctctatgtctctctcaagagctctctgtctctctgtctctctgccgtctcacacacaggtgtctctctctcacactctgtctctctgtcacatctgtctctcactctcaggTGAGACTCACTCTCtgagactctctctgtctctctctgtctcggctctctgtctctctctctgtctcatctgtctctctctctcctctctgtctctctgtctcattctgtctctctctctgtctctaagaaatctgtctctctctgtctcattctgtctaaatgtctctctctctctaaacactctcactctctctgtctctctgtctgtctctgtctctctctctctctatctgtaggtctcttctctgtTCAATCTGTCTTATAGATTGATCtgttcattctgtctgtctctgtctctctgtctctcctgtctctgtctgtgatctccttctctctctctgtctctctctctgtctctccagtctgAGTCTCCGGACTCTGtctcctgcctctctgtctctctctctctctctctgtctcccacctgtctccctctgtctctccctctgtctctgtctctctctgtctcattctgtctgtctcttcctcacaGGTGACCCGTCTGCCacccactctccctctgtctcactcgtTGCCAGTtgtctctgtctcctcatgactcccACAGACACAGACCCCATGGGGCTATCTGATTTCAACAgctgcaactctctctctctcccaaggtTGAAGTTCAAATCCCCGCAGCTGACAAGGTCTcaaatcttctctctctctctccctgactccctcTGCAGTCacagaaaataagaaattgttcttaacacTTGACttgccctagttaaataaaaggtaaaacaactgaacacttccgtaaacacacacaggtgagacacacacaggtgagacacacacaggtgtcaCACAGGTGAACACTCACACACGTTCATATTGTAGGTCTGCACACACAAACGGTGAGACACACAAATTGgtctgagacacaacacaacggtgacacagacacacaggtgaGACACGCGGacacagggcggcagggtagcagtggtcagagagttggactagtatcccaagaaggttgcaagttcaaatccccgagctgacaaggtacaaatctgtcgttctgcagtcatagaaaataagaatttgttcttaactgacttgcctggttaaataaaggtaaaataaataaataaacacacacactctcttcactggtgagacacacacaccaaatcacACACACGTTCATATTGTAGGTCCCTTATCTGTTCTTAAATTATAGATTGATACTGTTAGTttcctaacctctc
Protein-coding sequences here:
- the LOC135531993 gene encoding Krueppel-like factor 3, with the translated sequence MMVYDFPLKTDMETVRLESLYQSYPSVVNSVIFTPHPYHPTQYAHTHTFSPSHTLTHAQSANPTSNTQLEPVDLSVSKRPSPSSSSSSPSSCSSTSSPYSRSSPQPAPSLHYPVLLGSGPGVVQGSGVMLSQVMLQPLSILYPSSPLHLPQPIAVNRTVAGDDHHHHHHHHHHRPAGSSQHQTASSMKSELRGEKPYKCMWEGCTWTSSPVRTRLTRHFRKHTGVKPFQCPDCERSFSRSDHLALHKKRHLLV